A genomic window from Heterodontus francisci isolate sHetFra1 chromosome 36, sHetFra1.hap1, whole genome shotgun sequence includes:
- the LOC137351470 gene encoding zona pellucida sperm-binding protein 4-like, producing the protein MGRWLVCRSLCFLAGLSLLSAQPLLPGDDVCVTEADWRFECGHPGISSSDCTSQGCCFDPRSSAVHPCFYSLRNSPVCTADGQFLLVISKNLTRPALNLSSLYVKDGQAAECRPKLTTAQLVTFHFPITSCGLIKWEENGTLVYETDLLGKRMIQTGKLGSITRDSTFSLHVQCKYKGRQETGLQINVTVYTVPPPPPASEDGILKLELRIAKGGNYRSWYVDSDYPIQSFLQDPVFVEVHVKDRTDPMIVLKLRDCWATPVPDPNHEVQWSLLVDGCPYVGDDYQTLLHTVDVFSGLKFPTHHQRFEVKTFVFLDEDSEQPLSGKVYLHCSAEVCFPSAQDDCTTKCDTKRRRSTNYHEGTLVSAPGPIIFLEHENSQFKKLLQENDVIGSPLNGAAIGFMLVSLSLLVVMLMAAVYRLRKPRAASSQCNEIEL; encoded by the exons ATGGGACGTTGGCTGGTTTGTCGTTCTCTCTGCTTCTTGGCCGGGCTCTCCTTGCTGTCAGCCCAGCCGCTCCTCCCCGGGGATGATGTTTGTGTCACAGAGGCAGACTGGAGGTTTGAGTGTGGTCACCCCGGGATTAGCAGCAGTGACTGCACCAGCCAGGGCTGCTGCTTTGATCCGCGGAGCTCCGCTGTCCATCCCTGTTTCTACAGCCTGAGAAACAGCCCAG TGTGCACAGCAGATGGTCAGTTCCTCCTAGTGATCTCCAAGAACCTGACCCGTCCTGCCCTCAACCTGTCATCGCTGTATGTGAAAGATGGACAAGCAGCTGAGTGCAGGCCTAAACTAACCACTGCCCAGCTTGTGACCTTCCACTTCCCAATTACCTCCTGTGGTTTGATCAAGTGG GAGGAGAATGGGACCTTGGTGTATGAAACTGATCTCTTAGGCAAGAGGATGATTCAGACTGGGAAACTGGGTTCAATAACCCGGGACAGCACCTTCAG cctgCATGTCCAGTGCAAGTACAAAGGGAGGCAAGAGACTGGCTTACAAATCAATGTCACAGTTTACACAGTTCCTCCACCACCTCCAGCTTCTGAAGATGGGATTCTGAAACTGGAACTGCGAATTGCAAAAG GTGGTAACTACAGATCCTGGTATGTGGATAGTGACTACCCCATTCAGAGTTTCCTCCAGGATCCAGTGTTTGTGGAAGTTCATGTGAAGGATCGCACTGACCCAATGATTGTGCTGAAGTTGCGTGACTGCTGGGCAACTCCTGTCCCAGACCCAAACCATGAGGTGCAATGGAGTCTACTGGTGGATGG GTGCCCCTATGTGGGTGATGACTACCAGACTCTCCTACACACAGTGGATGTGTTTTCTGGCTTGAAGTTTCCAACCCATCACCAGCGGTTTGAAGTGAAGACTTTTGTTTTCCTGGATGAAGATTCTGAACAGCCTCTCTCTGGAAAG gTTTACTTGCACTGCAGTGCTGAAGTTTGCTTTCCTTCTGCTCAGGATGACTGTACAACCAAATGTGACACAA AGAGACGCAGGAGTACAAACTACCATGAGGGAACCTTGGTGAGTGCCCCTGGTCCCATCATTTTCCTGGAACATGAGAATAGCCAGTTTAAGAAGCTGCTGCAAGAGAATG ATGTTATTGGATCTCCTCTGAATGGAGCAGCCATTGGGTTTATGCTGGTGTCTCTGTCCCTGTTGGTGGTGATGCTGATGGCTGCAGTGTACAGACTGAGGAAACCCAGAGCTGCTTCTTCCCAATGTAATGAGATTGAACTGTAG